The Arachis ipaensis cultivar K30076 chromosome B05, Araip1.1, whole genome shotgun sequence nucleotide sequence TCAAAGTATCCCCTGTTCAACGCACATGATGCTTTGTATTCTTCCAAATCATTCATGCTTGGCAGAGCTTTCGTGTTTATCTCGTGGCTGATTTTCTTCTCATTCCTTAGTTTTTGCTTTTGCAACTCACCTGCCGCTCGGAGGCACAGTCTAGCCTTTGGGTTCTGTAGTTAGAGCCAACAAATCAACAAATTTGAGCTAAATTTTGCAGGCCAATTTCATGCTTGATATGTACATCTCAGAGATTATACAAAATTCCTACACTAGCTAATTCATAGAACTTAACCATAATAAATAACAACTATGTTATGTGTACACAAAAAATCAGCactatgtatttatgtataaatacatgtattgatAAActcattttcaatgtgtattttataCTTTAGCATGTACTTTATTCCGGTGACTGATTTTTGGTATACACATAGcatggatgaataaataaatgaaataacCAAACAACTGAGACTCAACATGCAAGTCTTATCTCGCCCTAAAGGAAATCCTAGTGGGACAAAACCCAGTAGAGTAACAAACAGCCAAGACAAATTATTCATGAATGAACAATAGTTTGCAAATTATATAGTTAGCTAAAAGGAAAGACTAAAAAATTACCATTCCAAGGCCATCTAATGCTGTCACAACATCAGAATTAGAACCATCAGCAGACAAAGGAAGCCTCTCTAGTTGATCTAAGCACACTACATTCTGCATCATCAAGCTATCCTGCAATTCAGCTTCATAGTTTTGAATTTGATGCTGTAGTATGCTACTCTTGGCAACATCCGAAACTTGCGACAAATCACTCGTCTGGGCAGCGTGGAACAAGACTTGCAGAACAGCATCAGCGTTTCTTATCACAGTTAGCTGTCCATTTCCTGCACAGAAGACGAAGGTTCCAAAAGGCCTATAAGGGCTCAAGTCAACAAAATTTGTCACAGTCTCAAGCAGCAAATTTGTGCTGCCTTTTAAAATACAAGCAGCATGGCTTGTGACAGTCGCTGCATTCCTCATCACAGTGGTGTAGAACTCAGAAGCCGCGCtggctcttgttggatcaagtgCTGAAAGCCTACTGGTTGCAAAGAGTTGAAGAATTGTGCCAAACATTCGTTCAATAGAAGTGAAAGGTGCAAGCGAAATCCGCGGCACTATGTCAAATCTCAGAACAAAGTGTACAAAATAACGAGACCAATTTTCTCTATTAGTAGCATGAGAAAATATGTGATTGCCAATTAAGGGAGCTCCAAAAGTGATACAGATGGGAGGCCTGTAGTGTTGGTTCTTGTTTGGGTTAAGGTACTCTTCCAAGGTCCAAAATGTTATAAGATTGGCCATTGAAGCACCTGAGGAGTGACCCGTAAATATTATTTGCTTCCCTTCTGTGATTGCTTTACTCACCTACATATGTTCCTTTATGCAATAATTACCTTACTCAAATGAAATTAATTGACCAGAAAGTACAGGGTAACTAAAACAACACAAAACTGGAAAAAGTGTGTCATATTTGTGTCATTGGAGAATTGCATTGGGCTCAAAACAAATCTAAATTAACGGtttaaataagttatttgaaGTTGGTAGTAGtctttgtgtttcttgttttgtttctttGCTTTACTTTTGTTGGGTTAAGTTTtgtgtttcaaaaaaaaattattagactAATTTGATTGAACTTGGTTACTAAAATGTCTTAGATTATGTTATTCACTCAatctaaatttaatttatataaaactAAACTACTCACACTTAAAATTCTAACATTTAGAACTGCCAATTATGTAGGATTTGGAAAAATTTGGAAACCGGTGATTTCTAACAAATACTAAAAAAGATGTATTTAAAATTCATGTTACTTGATTCTTGGTAAAAAAAAATGTCCGTTTTCTAGTTAGACCAGTTGgattttaacaaaataataaagAGTACAAAATCAGTTAACAGTATTGTGAGTTAGTTACATACCTCGTTTTGGAGTGTGGGATTGCTCATAACCAATTGGAATCTTGTCAAAGAGGCTTCATTGACCAAAGCGGCTTCATCGTTACCAACGCTTCTGAGTGATGGAAACTGTTCAACATTTATCTTGGTTTCCCCAAATGGTTTGCCATTGGAAGCATACAAATTCGCGACACGCCATGATGCCGGAAAAGCAAAAATATTAACGGCTTCTGAAGAAACCTTTATCTTCTCAAGAACAAAAGGTTTTTCTGGTGACTTGTTAGCTTTAACGGCCGCAGCACAAGCCTTCTTGACAACCTCATCTTTCACTCCTATCATGTTTGAAAGAGACCCTTCAGCCATGTTTAATTCTATATCTTCTTATGGTAAATCAAAGCTTTTGTTGTGTGCTTGTTTAATTGGTTTCAGAAATCATAGAGAGTTTGCTCATGACCTTTTATAGACACTGAATTGCGGTTAGGTTGCTATTTTGGTTTGGAGAAGCTCTGAAGTTTTGGAAAAGGTTGGTTAACTTCCATGGAGAGGGATTTAAATTGCCAAATTGACGAAGACTTTGGTGTAAACTTCGGAGTGGTGGATTGTGGGGTCTATAATGATTTCTACATCCAATcatcaattttgaaaattatataattGTAAGGAAGCAATGAGGAAGCTATAAGGAAGCTGCCAATAACTTGGAGATGACTTTGTCACCCAAAAGTCCAAAACTACTAATTAGTTACCTTTaagatgaatatatatatatataattaatttaaaaattataaaataaaaattatacataAATTACACAAACgtcacatttttatttttaatattagattaataattatattttttaaaattgtgattt carries:
- the LOC107643919 gene encoding protein EDS1L; this encodes MAEGSLSNMIGVKDEVVKKACAAAVKANKSPEKPFVLEKIKVSSEAVNIFAFPASWRVANLYASNGKPFGETKINVEQFPSLRSVGNDEAALVNEASLTRFQLVMSNPTLQNEVSKAITEGKQIIFTGHSSGASMANLITFWTLEEYLNPNKNQHYRPPICITFGAPLIGNHIFSHATNRENWSRYFVHFVLRFDIVPRISLAPFTSIERMFGTILQLFATSRLSALDPTRASAASEFYTTVMRNAATVTSHAACILKGSTNLLLETVTNFVDLSPYRPFGTFVFCAGNGQLTVIRNADAVLQVLFHAAQTSDLSQVSDVAKSSILQHQIQNYEAELQDSLMMQNVVCLDQLERLPLSADGSNSDVVTALDGLGMNPKARLCLRAAGELQKQKLRNEKKISHEINTKALPSMNDLEEYKASCALNRGYFDAFKVQKEPRDFQANVKRLVLAGVWDETIEMLKRYELPDDFEGKKDWIDLGTSFRRLVEPLDIANYYRHLKNEDTGPYMIKARPKRYRYTQRWLEHANRTPKAVITESTFWAEVEELCSWTSTNKPFEDVKERVVQLEQNIKRWIEKGEITKDVLLRDPTFVNLWENLPREHKATTSCIANIIV